The DNA region AGCTCCTCAGTTTTCCAGCATGTTCTGAAAAGAAATCAACACGTTCAGATGTCTACTTACAATGCTGAGCAGTCCATGAGGGTCGTCGTTCTGTTTTTCAGAATCCACTCTGTTTCCCAGGGGGGACACGACCTGACGGGATGGGGTAGGACACCCTTTGCTGCCCTTACTGCCCTGACGCTCCAGCTTGGCGTGGCTTCCCAGGACCACCCGCTGGAGCTGGTCTGACAGAGGTCCACTCTCCAGAGCAGTCACAGTGTTGTCCATCTGAAGGCCATTCAGTGACTGCACAGCAGAGAAGATGCACTTCTGAGGTTTCCATCATAGTCATCGGTCTTTCCAACAGTCGACATAAACACAAAGCTCACCTTGCTTTTACGCTGACTGGCCTGAAGGGGGCGGTGTTGATTACGGCGCATCATTATGGATTCATCGGGAGAAACGCATCCCCGgttgtgcagcctgctgctcccTTTCCCCTGGCTCCTGCTGTTAGCAAAGACCTCGCAGGCTGTAGACTTGTTTCTTGCATGAGGTGAAGCTGACGGAGCTTTGGGGCACTTAACGAAAGCAATATCAATTGAGGAatctgatgaggaagaagagcagcgaTCGAACATGGCAACGTCATGATAAATTCCAATTTCCTCGTCGTAGAGATTCTCAATCTCTGCGGGATCTGGTGGAAGGAGGAACTCTTCCAGGGCATCGGCCAGAGCAGAACCTGGTTGAACCTGTCGGACATTTTCAGGTCTGAAGGGAAGCTGATGCTGACATGACCTCTCAGAGGCTTCACTCTCTGGGATACTGCCAAGACCTGGAAGCCAAACGTGGGGTGATTGGTTAAATGGCTGCCTTAAAGTTTGGAGAAAAGTATAAATTAGAGAGGTGCAGAAAGCATAAAGGGGTTAAAAGAGAAACCTGTAAGTTTGTGTTTGCGTGAGTCTAGGTTAGGGCTGAAAAACTGCATTTGAGAGGGCCACTCGTTGTTGTGACAGTGAATTTCAGGGCCCGGCTCCTGATTCCACTCCTGGAAACGATGCGATTGGATCTGCTCCAGAAGACGTTGTTTGCTCTGCTTTGCCTGGTTAACAGGATCTCTGCAAGGTGGAAACCAGATTCATGAGTCACATTCATTTAATGCAATGCCCAAAGAGAGCTGCTCAAGATGATGGAAGTACTCACAGAACGGGAGCGCTGCAGTGATACGGTGAGCTGATGTTATCCACTGTCTTCAACAGATGTTTTATGGAAGACCTGTAATACCAATCACAGTCAATATCTCGTGCAAGCGTGGATGCATTTAACTTATTTGAGAGTATCAATGCCGACCTTTTCACCTCCTTGTGATTGTGAAGAAGCAGCTCCTGGTTGTGTTGGAGCAGGTGATGATACTGAGCTGTGAATGACCTCAACTGCTGGAtgcacaccagcagcaggtagTAGTCTGGGTGATCTGCCTCTGTCTGCTTCAGCAGCCCCTGCAGACCCAGCGTCCGTGGAAGAGCTGcttgtttattttgtgtgtaATGGAAATGCACATTTCTCAATCGGTTCAAATCTGgatctgacctgcagcagcagcaggtactcTGGGATCCTCTGAACTGGCTGAAGAAGCAGATCATGAAGGGAGGGCGTGGATTCATCTCCCAGTATGTCACACTGATGAAACCAGAGGGGCACAGTCCAGACAGAAGCCACACAAGGTCATAATCAGATAATATAGCAGGTAGCCAAGCAGCATTTGGCCAATGAGATCAATAGCATGATGCCAGTCTTTTGTCCTAACGTTCTATAAGCATAATGTTATTTGTGTTACCTCCACAAAGGCAGGCGACGGCACAGAGCCAGAGGCCAACATGGAGATGACTGATAGACACTCTGGAATCTCCCTCAGGTACGACACATAGAAGTCCAGGAAATCACTCTGTAgtaagacagagagagatgaaatTCCGAAGCATCGCATCTGTAACTTTTATGTTTAGTTATTTCATTAAGGATTGAATTAGACTTCTTGTGCCCCAAGCAAGAATCtgttgggttcttttttttttcttaagttGAAATCCCTGACCTGGAATGAAGGCAGAGAAAGTGAAAAATCCTGACCACTAGACCACCAGGCACCAATTGTTGCTTCTGTCAAGGCAGCGTGATGATTGTTGTAGATGATACTCCTAGACCAATGAGTGCTAGTGCGAGGATGTATATAATGTTTTACCATTTTAAGTGACTGccaaaaaaatccattttgatCCTAATTTTGTCTAGCAATAGACAGCTTCAACCATGCATGGCTGTGTAGTCTTGTGGTGACACAGCAAAATGATTTTCTCTGTCATCTCCTCCAATTTTCATTGGAAAAAGTTTTTCTCTGAACGGCAATGCAACAATCTTTCATCCACCCTCacaaaaaaatattcaaacatAATGAACTTAGTAGTGACTTCAGTACCCAATCAAGCCAAGTTGCGGACTCCTTCGGGATTTGAGCCCAGGACCTCTCGCATCAAATGCGAGAAATATACTCCGAGGCCAACGAGCCTTCGTTTGGCCTgaaaattttctttttctatttgcaaCTACACCAGATTGCCTCATCgtggaaaaagcagcatttctgactTAAGCTGTGGTAGCAACCAAAGCATAATTGAACACAAGACTAGCATATATGGGCCATGACAACTCCACTTTTTGTCACAAGTGCTTGTTTGGGAGTTGAACTACATACTTGTTGCACCCCAAGCAACGGGTATCAAACCTAGGTCCTGGTGGTGAAAGCTCCTCATAGTGACCACTAGACAACCAGGAAGCACTTCATAGTTGCTTGTTTTTCATGCTTTACCATTTCAAATGACTgccaaaaagctcattttgatTCTATTTTTGTCAGGCAACAGAAGTCATCCAACAAGCATGACTGTCTTCCTGTGGTCAAAAGGGAATAGGGTTGTTTGAGTGCTCATGtaagggctcgtccgggatttgaacccgggacctctcgcacccTAAGCGAGAATCATACCCCTAGACCAACGAGCCTTCGCTTGGCctgaagtttttctttttctatttgcaaCTACAACAGATTAGCTGATCctggaaaaaacagcatttttgaatGTCGACCACCAGGGACAGCAAACAAACCATAGCTCTTATGTTGGGCCATGACAACTCCACTTCTTATCACAAGTGCTTGTTTGGTGTCTGAACCAAATACTACCTGCACCCGAAGCCGCAcaccctttttttcctgcctgtttttaaATTCCCTGACTGGGAATCGAACCCAGGCCGCAGCGGTGAAAGCGCTGAATCCTGACCACTAGACCACCAGGGACCACTGGATGGTGGCTTCATGACAGTGTGATGATACTGCGGGCACTATTACTAGACCAATGAGTGTTGATGTGAGACTGTTTATAATGGTTTACCATTGTAAATGACTcccaaataaatccattttggTCCTATTTTTGTACGGACAGAGCAAGCTTCCAACAAGCTTGACTGTGTCGTCCTGTGGCAACACAGCGAAATGGTGTTCTTTGGCATCTCTTccaattttcatctttttttcagcCAAAGGTGCTTCTGTGAATGGCAATGCAACAATATCTCATCTGCTCTCACAAAAGTTGCATCCAACCATAATGAGCTTGGTAGTGACTTGAGTAACCCATCAAGCCAAGACTCAACTccagggctcgtccgggatttgaacccgggacctctcgcacccAAAGCGAGAATCATACTCCTAGACCAACGAGCCTTCGTTTGGCCTgaaaattttctttttctatttgcaaCTACACCAGATTGCCTCATCgtggaaaaagcagcatttctgactTAAGCTGTGGTAGCAACCAAAGCATAATTGAACACAAGACTAGCATATATGGGCCATGACAACTCCACTTTTTGTCACAAGTGCTTGTTTGGGAGTTGAACTACACACTTGTTGCACCCCAAGCAAGAACCTCATCTTTCTTGCTTATGTTTAAGTTTCCTGACCGGGTATCAAACCTAGGTCCTGGTGGTGAAAGCTCCTCATAGTGACCA from Takifugu rubripes chromosome 4, fTakRub1.2, whole genome shotgun sequence includes:
- the arhgef33 gene encoding rho guanine nucleotide exchange factor 33 isoform X2, producing the protein MITLVSPARQILASSSTSFPAFHTASPHRGAPHLHKEDPRSCPSKFPSWGERRSSRDIDASSIQTNKRQRVALELLESERVYVSHLSLLLKANISFNGSEAFSCKDKRPFPSSLRFLIQQHLELLHTLQERVLKCQWQSIVGDVFMRLTSKESDFLDFYVSYLREIPECLSVISMLASGSVPSPAFVECDILGDESTPSLHDLLLQPVQRIPEYLLLLQGLLKQTEADHPDYYLLLVCIQQLRSFTAQYHHLLQHNQELLLHNHKEVKRSSIKHLLKTVDNISSPYHCSAPVLDPVNQAKQSKQRLLEQIQSHRFQEWNQEPGPEIHCHNNEWPSQMQFFSPNLDSRKHKLTGLGSIPESEASERSCQHQLPFRPENVRQVQPGSALADALEEFLLPPDPAEIENLYDEEIGIYHDVAMFDRCSSSSSDSSIDIAFVKCPKAPSASPHARNKSTACEVFANSRSQGKGSSRLHNRGCVSPDESIMMRRNQHRPLQASQRKSKSLNGLQMDNTVTALESGPLSDQLQRVVLGSHAKLERQGSKGSKGCPTPSRQVVSPLGNRVDSEKQNDDPHGLLSIDSGFQSWGEESKWRAGTEENHHTPLAERSRKQDKGGFRSSFKKLFKKKGGDEKKDKSGEKTPENQNSGEHDAVVKTAKHLEMNHGTAV
- the arhgef33 gene encoding rho guanine nucleotide exchange factor 33 isoform X1; this encodes MENDKTDTGDNMDASSKGKEENVDESILEITMLQSLVGELREGLHVALMELSELRQRDNGQEEKLQAHLTEVDDKIMGLKNSLNTFKEELNVALFHIKDISSRQREVQKTIEHLQLENSKDIISVQHRRKCSTADVLMPLGDDHVGEPSQTDLGVIQHLFSSLPHSESTQRSSTSTQTSISEQEDPRSCPSKFPSWGERRSSRDIDASSIQTNKRQRVALELLESERVYVSHLSLLLKANISFNGSEAFSCKDKRPFPSSLRFLIQQHLELLHTLQERVLKCQWQSIVGDVFMRLTSKESDFLDFYVSYLREIPECLSVISMLASGSVPSPAFVECDILGDESTPSLHDLLLQPVQRIPEYLLLLQGLLKQTEADHPDYYLLLVCIQQLRSFTAQYHHLLQHNQELLLHNHKEVKRSSIKHLLKTVDNISSPYHCSAPVLDPVNQAKQSKQRLLEQIQSHRFQEWNQEPGPEIHCHNNEWPSQMQFFSPNLDSRKHKLTGLGSIPESEASERSCQHQLPFRPENVRQVQPGSALADALEEFLLPPDPAEIENLYDEEIGIYHDVAMFDRCSSSSSDSSIDIAFVKCPKAPSASPHARNKSTACEVFANSRSQGKGSSRLHNRGCVSPDESIMMRRNQHRPLQASQRKSKSLNGLQMDNTVTALESGPLSDQLQRVVLGSHAKLERQGSKGSKGCPTPSRQVVSPLGNRVDSEKQNDDPHGLLSIDSGFQSWGEESKWRAGTEENHHTPLAERSRKQDKGGFRSSFKKLFKKKGGDEKKDKSGEKTPENQNSGEHDAVVKTAKHLEMNHGTAV